A region of the Apium graveolens cultivar Ventura chromosome 6, ASM990537v1, whole genome shotgun sequence genome:
GTTTTAAATTTGTTCTCCTTGATCTTTTCATGTACCAAATGAAGCATTTGAGCGAGCAAAACGATCCAGTGATGAGTTCTATTCTAGTAGAGGTTCAGCACATGCTGACAGAAGGAAAATCTGACTTGCCTCTTAGTTTGTGTTTTGCTGCAATGAGAGAAGATGATATGCTGCTGCATAAGCTACTAAAGCAGGGGAAGGACCCAAATGAATTGGACAGCACAGGGCGTACACCTCTAGTGTGtaattttctatattttaaaatGCACTCATGCATAATACACAAAAAAAGATAGATGTCTGTCTGTTTCAGAGGCCTAAAGGGATTTCTATTTTGTATGCCACAGCATATTGCAGCATCCAAAGGATCCATGGACTGTGTGTCGGTACTCCTAGATTATGGAGCAAATCCTAACAGCAAAGGTATGTTCTTACATGCCAAACGAATATATCCAGTTAAGGCGGCTTCAATTCATATTGTGAGTTGTAAACATATTTTTTTTGAAGGTCATTATTTTGctttaattattaataatatatcCGATCATATTTATTTTATCTGTGTAAAAGGAGTCTAAAGGTAACTATAGGAAAATTCCTAAAGTTACTTACACAAAGCGATATAGTTTTGATGAATAGTTGTGAATACAGATTTTAGTCATATTGAAACAATATAGTCTCTTGCTCGTGGGATTTGTAATCCCAATTATTAAATCATCGTCATTGTTTGATTCCTCAAAATTTGTTTACATAATTGTAACACTTATGCACAAATAATATCAAATAAAAACTTTTGtcaaaaaaatataaatttaaaactAAGAACATTTGGTAGTTATGTTTGTTGTCTTTTAAGAGAATGCAGGCTTTTGAGCAAGTAGCAACCATAATATTATCAAAGAAAAATGACAGATACTTATTTAACCCTCCCAGACAGAAAGATAATACATATCTAACCAACTATAGGGGATCTGGTAAAAAGGTGGTTATAAAGACATCCTTGGAAACTCCTCAATCATCTCTTTTGAAACTATTGTAACTCCATAATTTTTACAAGGAACAGAAATATCATATTCTAGAAAGCATTTTAATTATCATTGCAAACTTTTGTTGAAGAATTTTTGCAGAATTCTGAATGTACTTATTGTATCTGAGTTTTGGCATGTAATTAGGTTTTCCTCAATAACCAGGTCCTTGATGAAGATTTATTTTTTTTCTCACAtattaaatattttctaataaaatCACATGAGACGAATTAAGTGACAAAGTTATGTATTTTTGTTAAACTTTAGATACTTTCCTATAGTTACCTTTAGATACCCTGCAGTATACCCAATCTAATATACTTATACTTTTTCCTCTTTGTTTTAATTTTAATAGTGtaaaatttttaaacattttGTTTTTTACCagtttttcaaaattatttttctagGACATTTTTGATAGATTTGGAGGTTTCTGGGTGTGTTGATGTGTAGAATTGTCGACCATGACATGCCATCCATAGTAACTCCTTTACACCAATTATATTTAcgaaataataatataataattatgcAGATTCTGAAGGTAATGTTCCGCTCTGGGAATCAATATCAGGGGGACATGAAGCTGTGACAAAACTACTTGTTGACAATGGGGCGATCATATCTTCTGGTGATGTTGGCCAGTTTGCAAGCTTTGCCGTTAAACAAAATAACTTGGACTTGCTCAAGAAAATTATTCAGTATGGTGGAGATGTTACATTGTTGAACAGCACAGGGACTACAGCGCTTCACACCGCTATTTCTGACGAAAACACGGAAGTTGTTAAGTTCCTGCTGGAGCAAGGAGCAGATATTGACAAGGCAGATCAGCATGGATGGACTCCAAGGGCCATGGCTGAATACCAGGGGCATGAAGAGATTAAAGGTCTTTTTCAAGCTGAAGGGCAGGGCAGAAATAAATCTGTTGATGCACTTACTGGAATGGAGGATGTGCGTAATTTAACGAAGTATCAAAGTGAGCCTACACTTCCTCCTCCTTACGAGGATGTCACCTCATCAATGATAAGTGACCGTTGGAGGAGAAGGAGCAATAAATTTGATAATTCCCTGTTTGGAATCATCTCAGCTGCACAAAATCTCGGCAGAGGTTAGAAGTGCttctgttttttttttaaattattattattgtaAACAATTGTTTCATGATGGTTTAAACAAGTGTTTCATGACGGTGCTTCTCTTCagtaaagtaaaataaaatatgCCTAAAATCTTGATAGAAATATTTGTCTGAGTCAATTGTTTTGGGCCACTTTGATCGCATTTTTTgttaaattaaccattatgattGTATGGTTCCGAAAATCAGATCTCTTGGTAGACTATATTTATTTCCATACAAATATTATTTTTTCAATCATTCATGACAAATATGTTAGTGATTATATATCTGCTAAAAAAATATGTTTTAGATGTAAAAGTAACACAAATTTTTATGTGTTATGCGGGTGTTAAAATTGACAACTTTTCCCGGGTAACGTTTTGGAAAATTACTCCTTATAGCTGTGCGACTTTGGTCACTTTCCCAAGTTTGAACTTATTGGATGCTGACTTATTCATAGGTATTGTTTCAATCCATGAAAGTTGGAGTAGGAAATATTAAAGAGATCAACTGTTAGTGCATTTTGGGCAGGATTAACTAATTTACTTATATACATTTAATTTCATTTTAACAATGCAGCTGGGAAACAGCAAAAGCTATCTCCAGTACAATATGAAAGGCTTCCAGTTTTGAGCAATGAAATTGCAAGGGTCACAATTCACTGCCCAGATAAATACCAAACTAGTGCAGTGCTAGTTTTTCTTCCAGAGTCCATCGAAGAGCTACTTGAAGTTGGTTCCCAGAGATTTGGGTTCTCTCCTACAAAAGTTGGAACGAAAGACGGAGCACTCATCAGTGACATTAAGCTAATTAGAGACGGGGATCATCTCATGCTTTCTGGTGATTAGACTGAAAACATGTATTGCTAATCATGCTGATTCAAATGTCCGCTATTGGTGGAACGTGCTGTGAACAGTTACCAGTTATTCCTATAATTCCACAAGATTCAAAGACAAGCCGACAACTTtagtcatgtaacttggtgaaaAGGTTTGGGGAAATGCCATCACGTGCATTTTCCCTAGCCTTTTCGAAGATGGTCCTAGCGGTTTCCGGTGCCAAGATCTTAAGTTTTCTATCGGCTTCAAGAGTTTAGATGTTGTATGAAGTTGATGAGTACAAAAAAAAGGTTGGCAGCTATattgtatatttatgaatttaccATCCCGCCGTGAGTAATTATGAATATCTGCAATCAACAGGAGCCTCTTCCAGCTCCTGTTTCCTCCTCTTTTCTTGACAAGACTAGCATTCTAGTAAACTAATGTAATAATATACGGTAAATGAATTTCATTTTTTTAGAAAAGTTTATCGTCTAATCGAAAAATAAACAAATTATTCTCCGAAACTCAAATAACAAAATTTTAACGTTGAAAAACAGAAAGCATCCTTTGAataacaaaacaaaaaaaaaaactagaaatattaaaaaaaattattaataaaaatgtAAAGAATAAAGATATGGACCCCGTATTCACAACAATTACACCAATCCAGATTCATACATTTTAGTGTTTAGCATGTGTGCATAGCATCTTACCATGAACACACAAACCTTTATCTTATTATTAAAACTATTGTGCACGTCACTACTATACTTCCTGACATCACATCCCCTTTAAATTAAACACATCCCCTTTGAATTAAACAAATCTTTCTCTTATTATTAAAACTACTCTCCACTTCACTGCTATACTTCCTGACATCACACCCCCTTTGAATTAAACCATGTAGAAAAATTACACCCAAGTAAAACCTGCGTCCTCCCAAGTTGCCTCGTGAACACTAAAAATTACACCCAAGTAAATCCTTTATCCTCCTAAGTTTTCTCGTGAACATTAAAACCCGTAATTTATGATAAACCATCGTATGATATTTTAAATACTCCTGCTATCTAGAGGTCTTAAATCAAAGCTACCATGTTCAGATACTTGAGGTTGAGGTAATTGTTGCTCTACCTTGTTGTTTTTCCCAGTAGGACACATGAAACACAAGAGTACACTCCAGAAGATTCAAGTAATGTTATCTTGTAGGCATCATGCCAATATTGGTTTTATTATTAGTCTTAACTGGTttatttattttctaataattagTTTGGACGTGGTCCTTTAGTTTTGAGTTTTTATAGGAGTCGTGGGGAATAATTTGCTAGTAGAGTAGTATTAGGACTTTCAGTTTTATCTTTCATGATTTGTAGCCATTAGTTGGCATAGCATTGTTTTATAGTCTCTGTAACTTCAGTTTGAATAAGATATGCACTCAGCGTATTAACGTGCAAGGTGTATGTAGTGTTATTTCCTTTCTTCATCCTCAGAAATACTTGTTGCAAATTGACACAATaatctggtatcagagccaaggttACTTGGTGAATGCCAAAATATATGCCAAGGATGTCGACGGTGGAAACGGGAAAACTCAAGGAAGGAACTGTTAGCCTGAGCTACCCCATGCTGACGAGGGGTAACTATACAACTTGGGCTATGAAGATGAAAGTTTATATGCAAGCCCACGGAGTCTGGGAAGCAGTGGAACTAACAGACAAACTCGAGGATAGGACAGATAAGATAGCCTTGGCCGCCATCTACCAGGGTATACCGGAAGATATACTCCTATCACTCGCTGAAAAGAATATCGCGAAGGAAGCCTAGGAGGTCATAAAAACTACATGTCAAGGTGCTGAGCGTGTGAAAATAGCTAGAGTTCAGTCTCTTAAATCTGAGTTCGAGGCAATGACCATGAAAGACTCTGAATCCCTTGATGATTTCTACATGAAGCTGAGTGGACTGGTAACCAATATACGCACTTTGGGAGAAAACATCTCCGAGTCTTACATTGTGAAGAAACTTTTACGTGCAGTACCTATAAAGTTTCTACAAATTGTATCGACTATAGAGCAATTCAGGAACCTAGAAGTGATGACTGTTGAAGAGGCGATAGGATCGCTAAAAGTTCATGAAGAAAGACTTAGAGGGCCCAACGAAGGTAATGGTAGCCAATTATTGCTCACAGAGGAGGAATTGGCAAAATGCGAGAAAAATGAAGGAAAATTGTTGTTGACCAGAGAAGAATGGTTAAAGAGGACAAACAGAGGTACAACTAATGGTTTTCAAGGGTATAAGAATCGAGGAAACGCTGATGATCGAGGAAAAGACATAGTCCGTGGCGTTCGTGATAAGAGCAGGATTAGATGTTTTAATTGCAACAATTATGGGCATTTTGCGATCAAGTGTCGAAAACCAAAATGGGAAATAAAGAAGGAAGCAAACTTTGTACAAATCCCTGATGATGAACCTGCATTACTTTTACtcgaaaaagaaaaacaaaatgaTGTTACAATGTTGATTAACGAGGAGAAAGTAACGCCTAAGCTAACCAGTGTCAGCAATGGCAAATcttttgagtcaaatttgtgGTATTTGGATAACGGTGCTTCGAATCACATGACAGGGCAACATACAAAGTTCAATGTGCTGGACGAAAATGTATCTGGGCAGGTCAAATTTGGTGATGGATCTTTAGTCCACATAAAGGGAAAATGCACCATTGTTTTGAGCTGTAAAAACGGGGAGGAGAGAATATTGAAGGATGTGTACTACATTCCCTCATTGTGCAGCAACATTATCAGTTTGGGACAATTATCTGAGTAAGGTGACAAGGTAATTATATGTGGAGATTTTATATGGATTCGTGACTGTCAGGGAAGGCTAATATTAAAGGTAAAGAAGTTGATAAACAGGCTATACAAAATCATTCTTGAAACCAGCGATACCAGGTGCCTTCTAACGCATAgtgaagaaaaaaaaattggtTGTGGCACAAGCGATTCGACCACGTCAATTTTAAGGCAATTGAATTAATGTCTACAAAGCAAATGGTTCAAGGTTTTCCCAAGATCAACCAGCCAAAAGATGTATGCTCAGGGTGTTTGATggcaaaacaaacacaaaaatcttTTCCATCTCAAACTACTTACAGTGCCAAGAAAGCATTGAAATTGGTGCACGGAGATCTCTGTGGTCCTATATCACCAAGTACGGCTAGAGGAAACAAGTATGTATTTCTTTTAGTAGATGATTATAGTCGTATAATGTGAGCATATTTGTTGAAAACAAAGGATGAAACCTTTGAGTCTTTCAAAAAATTCCGCATGTTAGTTGAGAATCAAGACAGAAAGATCAAGACTTTTAGAACTGATCGTGGAGGGGAATTCATGTCCAAGGAATTCATAGCTTACTGCAAGGAGACTGGAATAAATCGACATTTCACAGCCCGTATTCACCACAACAAAACAGGGTTGTTGAACGTCGAAACAGGACAATGGTAAAAATGGCTCGAAGTTTTTTAAAGGAGAAAAATATGCCAGGATATTTTTGGGGTGAAGCAATAAGACATTCTATCTACATTCTAAATCGACTCCCTACACGAGCCATCTCAGGAGTCACACCTTATGAAGCTTGGTGCGGAGAAAAGCCTCAAGTCGGACACATACATGTGTTTGGATGCATTGCCTACATGAAAGTACCTGGTACAAATGTAAGAAAGTTGGATGACAGAAGCAAAATTATGGTGAATCTAGGCAAGGAACCTGGCACGAAGGCATTCAGATTATTCGATCCTGAAAATGGAAAAATCTTTGTGAGTCGAGATGTGATTTTTGATGAAGGAAAGGCCTGGACGTGGTCTCAAGAGAAAGGCATGACAGATGATTGCTAAAAAATGTTCAATGTGGGTAATCATTTAGAAAAAGAGCCAAGTGATGAAAATGACTAGGGAAGCAATTTTTCTCAAGAAAATAATGATAGTGATGAAGGCATAGACTCGAGTGCTGATTCAGGGTCACCATCTGTACAAAATTCAGATGTTTCGAACATGCACACAAGCTCGGGATCTGTTACACAAAGCTCAGACACAGAGAATGATAGTGAGCCTCGATGTTACAAGACCCTCCAAGACATCTATGCAAACACGGATGTGATAGAGTTGGAAGATGATGGACTTCTGCTTATGGGAGTTGACGAGCAGTATCTTATAAGCTGGCAGTGCAAAGCAAGGAATGGAGAAAATCCATGAGCCAGGAAATGGAAGCTATTGAAAAAATAACACATGGAAATTGGCTGAATTACCACCAGGGAGGAAGGCGATAGACTTAAAATGGATTTACAAATTAAAAAAGGATGCTAATGGGAAAATACTAAAACACAAGGCAAGAATTGTAGAAAAGGGCTATGTGCAGAAACAAGGCATCGACTTGAAGAAATATTTGCTCCAGTCACTAGAATCGAGACTATACGCTTACTACTTGCTCTGGCGGCTAAAAAAGGTTGGGAGGTGCATCATCTTGATGTGAAGACAACATAAGGCCTTTATGGGCTTCGCCAGGCGCCTCGCGCTTGGTATTCTAAACTAAACAAATGTCTGGTTGAAATTGATTTTGAAAGATGCCCTTATGAAAATGCTGTCAACTCCAAGAAGGTAGAAAATGAAGTACTGATCATAGAAGTCTATGTTGACGACATTCTGGTGACCGGCTCAAGAACAACAATGATTAATGACTTCAAGGAACAAATGAGCAAAAGTTTTGATATGTCAGATTTGGGAAAACTTGCATATTACCCAGGGGTTGAGGTCGAACAGGGAAATGGTTATATAGAGTTAAGCAGACTGGTTATGCTAAGAAAATTCTTGAAAAGGCGGGTATGGCAGACTGTAATCCCACCAAGTTTCCGATGGATCCAAAGGAGTTAATTCACAAAGATGAAGAAGGGGTGTCAGTGAATCCCACTGATTTTAAAAGTGTTATTGGAGGGCTTCGTTATTTAGTACATACGAGACCAGACATCGCTTATTCTGTGGGAATAATAAGCAGATTCATGGAGAGGCCTACTGTAATGCATCAAAATGCAGCGAAAAAAATCCTCCGTTACATAAAAGGTACACTGAATCTTGGTCTAATTTACTCAaagaacaacaacaataatatgTTGACAGGGTATTCAGATAGTGATTTGGCGGCCAATGTTGAAGAAAGGAAAAGTACCGGAGGTATGACATTCTATTTGAATGAAAGTCTTATTACGTGGGTTTATCAGAAGCAGAGGTGTGTTGCTCTTTCTTCCTGTGAGGCTGAGTTTATGGCTGCAACAGCGGCAGCATGTCAAGCCATTTGGTTAAAGAATTTGCTGGTTCAGATAACGGGGGAGCATATTGGTTTAGTAGTCCTCTATATTGATAACAAGTCAGCGATAGATTTGGCCAAAAATCCTGTTTTCCATGATCACAGCAAACATATTGATATTCGCTATCATTTCATTCGTGAGTGCGTTGAAAAAGGTGAAATCATTGTGAAAAGTGTTAGTACTGATAAGCAGAAAGTTGATGTTCTTACTAAGGCGCTCACAACAGTCAAGTTTGAGAAGATGAGGCAGCTGTTAGGAGTCCGGAATGTGAATAAACAAGTCTAGACTACGAGGGAGAATGTTGGTTTTATTATTAGTCTTAACTGGTttatttattttctaataattagTTTGGATGTGGTCCTTTAGTCTTTGAGTTTTTATA
Encoded here:
- the LOC141665177 gene encoding secreted RxLR effector protein 161-like, with the protein product MADCNPTKFPMDPKELIHKDEEGVSVNPTDFKSVIGGLRYLVHTRPDIAYSVGIISRFMERPTVMHQNAAKKILRYIKGTLNLGLIYSKNNNNNMLTGYSDSDLAANVEERKSTGGMTFYLNESLITWVYQKQRCVALSSCEAEFMAATAAACQAIWLKNLLVQITGEHIGLVVLYIDNKSAIDLAKNPVFHDHSKHIDIRYHFIRECVEKGEIIVKSVSTDKQKVDVLTKALTTVKFEKMRQLLGVRNVNKQV